In Pseudomonas fluorescens, one genomic interval encodes:
- a CDS encoding energy transducer TonB, which yields MTLPSDLPAELAHRGVRPADRLGFTLFLAALIHLALLLGVGFTMVEPKQISKTLEITLATFKSETKPKKADFLAQENQEGSGTLDKKAIPKTTEVAPFQDNQVKKVTPPPAAKPEVREAAPKAAVTTVAPKQQKAPTKKEETKTETKPAVNAPTFDSSQLSSDIASLEAELANEQQLYAKRPRIHRLSAASTMRDKGAWYKDDWRKKVERIGNLNYPEEARRKQIYGNLRLMVSINRDGSLYEVLVLESSGQPLLDQAAQRIVRLAAPFAPFTGDLSDIDRLEIIRTWKFARGDKLSSN from the coding sequence ATGACCCTCCCGTCCGATCTGCCCGCAGAACTCGCCCACCGTGGCGTGCGCCCGGCCGATCGCCTCGGATTTACCCTGTTTCTCGCGGCGCTGATTCATTTGGCGCTGCTGCTTGGCGTTGGCTTCACCATGGTCGAGCCCAAGCAGATCAGCAAAACCCTGGAAATCACCCTCGCCACCTTCAAGAGCGAAACCAAGCCGAAAAAGGCTGACTTCCTCGCTCAGGAAAACCAGGAAGGCAGCGGCACCCTCGACAAGAAGGCGATTCCCAAGACCACCGAGGTCGCGCCGTTCCAGGACAATCAGGTCAAGAAGGTCACCCCGCCCCCGGCCGCCAAACCGGAAGTACGCGAAGCGGCGCCCAAGGCTGCGGTGACCACCGTGGCGCCGAAACAGCAAAAGGCGCCGACCAAGAAAGAAGAAACCAAAACCGAGACCAAACCCGCGGTCAACGCGCCGACATTCGACAGCTCGCAGTTGTCCAGCGACATCGCCAGCCTCGAAGCGGAACTGGCCAACGAACAACAGTTGTACGCCAAGCGCCCGCGGATTCACCGCTTGAGCGCCGCCTCGACCATGCGCGACAAGGGCGCCTGGTACAAGGACGACTGGCGCAAGAAGGTCGAGCGCATCGGCAACCTCAATTACCCGGAAGAAGCGCGGCGCAAGCAGATTTACGGCAACCTGCGCCTGATGGTTTCGATCAACCGCGACGGCTCGCTGTATGAAGTGCTGGTGCTGGAATCCTCCGGCCAGCCGCTGCTGGATCAGGCGGCGCAGCGCATCGTCCGGCTGGCGGCACCGTTTGCACCGTTTACCGGCGATCTGTCGGATATCGACCGACTGGAAATCATCCGCACCTGGAAATTCGCCCGGGGCGACAAGCTTTCCAGCAACTGA
- a CDS encoding YqgE/AlgH family protein, giving the protein MKNVSPSYLKHHFLIAMPHMADPNFAHTLTYIVEHTANGAMGLVVNRPQELNLADILEQLRPDIDPPALCQHVPIFIGGPVQTDRGFVLHPSGKTFQATVELDGDLALSTSQDVLFAIADGVGPAKSVITLGYAGWEAGQLEAELADNAWLTCPYDADILFNTSSELRLEAAARHLGINLSLLTSQAGHA; this is encoded by the coding sequence ATGAAAAACGTCAGCCCCAGCTACCTCAAGCATCACTTCCTGATCGCCATGCCACACATGGCCGACCCGAACTTTGCCCACACCTTGACCTACATCGTCGAGCACACGGCCAATGGCGCCATGGGGCTGGTGGTCAATCGACCGCAAGAGCTGAATCTGGCTGACATTCTTGAACAACTGCGCCCGGACATCGACCCGCCAGCGCTGTGCCAGCATGTGCCGATCTTCATTGGTGGCCCGGTGCAGACCGATCGCGGTTTCGTCCTGCACCCGTCGGGCAAGACCTTTCAGGCCACCGTTGAGCTTGACGGGGATCTGGCGCTGTCCACCTCGCAGGACGTGCTGTTCGCCATCGCCGACGGCGTAGGCCCGGCGAAAAGCGTAATCACCCTTGGTTATGCCGGTTGGGAAGCCGGGCAACTGGAGGCCGAACTGGCCGACAACGCCTGGCTGACCTGCCCGTACGACGCCGACATCCTGTTCAACACCAGCAGCGAGCTGCGTCTGGAAGCGGCGGCACGGCATCTGGGGATCAACCTCAGCCTGCTGACCAGTCAGGCGGGGCACGCCTGA
- the ruvX gene encoding Holliday junction resolvase RuvX, with amino-acid sequence MALRLILGFDYGTKQIGVAVGQVITGQARELCTLKAQNGVPDWNQVEALFKEWKPDAVVVGLPLNMDGTPSEMCLRAEKFARRLNGRFNVPFYTHDERLTTFEAKGERLVRGGQKGSYRDNPVDAIAAALLLQGWLDENTALFES; translated from the coding sequence ATGGCCCTGCGCCTGATTCTCGGCTTCGATTACGGCACCAAACAGATCGGCGTTGCGGTCGGCCAGGTGATTACCGGCCAGGCCCGCGAGCTGTGCACCCTGAAAGCGCAGAACGGCGTGCCCGACTGGAATCAGGTCGAAGCGCTGTTCAAGGAATGGAAACCCGACGCCGTGGTGGTCGGCCTGCCGCTGAACATGGACGGTACGCCCAGCGAGATGTGCCTGCGCGCGGAGAAATTCGCCCGCCGTCTCAATGGCCGCTTCAATGTGCCCTTCTATACCCACGACGAACGCCTGACCACCTTTGAAGCCAAGGGTGAGCGACTGGTGCGCGGCGGGCAGAAAGGCAGTTACCGCGACAACCCGGTGGACGCCATCGCCGCCGCCCTGCTGTTGCAGGGCTGGCTCGATGAAAACACTGCATTGTTTGAATCCTGA
- the pyrR gene encoding bifunctional pyr operon transcriptional regulator/uracil phosphoribosyltransferase PyrR, translating to MSLPNPADLISQMATRLKAHLAQRDISEPRYIGIRTGGIWVAQALLKELASDAPLGTLDVSFYRDDFSQNGLHPQVRPSALPFEIEGQHLVLIDDVLMSGRTIRAAMNELFDYGRPASVTLVCLLDLDAGELPIRPNVVGATLSLAANERVKLSGPEPLTLELQDLNS from the coding sequence ATGAGCCTGCCCAATCCCGCCGATCTGATCAGCCAGATGGCGACCCGCCTCAAGGCGCACCTTGCACAGCGTGATATCAGCGAACCGCGTTACATTGGCATCCGCACCGGCGGCATCTGGGTCGCGCAGGCCCTGCTCAAGGAATTGGCCAGCGACGCGCCGCTGGGCACGCTGGATGTTTCCTTCTACCGCGACGACTTCAGCCAGAACGGCCTGCACCCGCAAGTGCGCCCGTCGGCCCTGCCCTTCGAGATCGAAGGCCAGCACCTGGTGCTGATCGATGACGTATTGATGAGCGGCCGGACCATCCGCGCCGCCATGAACGAATTGTTCGACTACGGCCGCCCGGCCAGCGTGACCCTGGTCTGCCTGCTCGATCTGGACGCTGGCGAACTGCCGATCCGCCCGAACGTGGTGGGTGCGACCCTGTCGCTGGCCGCCAATGAGCGGGTCAAGCTGTCCGGCCCGGAGCCGCTGACGCTCGAACTGCAAGACCTGAATTCCTAA